The sequence below is a genomic window from Theobroma cacao cultivar B97-61/B2 chromosome 6, Criollo_cocoa_genome_V2, whole genome shotgun sequence.
CTAAAAGCTCTTGCTGATCAGTCTTGTAGAATTTCGTTTGCACTCGTTCACCAAAGAATTGAAAGAAAGAGCTCGTGTTCGCCATGGATGATTCTGGTTTCAGGTACTTCTACCAAACAAGGGAAGGTGAACTTGAGGGTGATCAAATCCCAGAAGACTACGAACTTGAAGTTGTTGACCCTGATTTGCAGGGCCGATTTCGTTGTTGCCATGCTTTGATCGATCGGGAGCAACCTGATTCCCTGCAAGTCGTTGCAATATTGGAGCAAAAACTGTTCCACCAATGCTGTTACATCCCGTCTGGGCAGCCCGTCCCGGAGTTGGTCCAGATAAACTGTAGATGTGACATCTTGAACTTTACGGAATCCTTACTGAGAGATGAACGCAATGCCAACCGAAGCAAGTTCCTGATTATTGTGATGTTTGGACCATTGACGGGATGTGATGATGATGCTGAGATAGAGATAGAGGAGGAGACAGAGACAGCGGAAGACACAATGGATGTGGAAGTTGGCTTTGTTCCCGCTAGTAAGTCCGCCATTGAAGACTTGGAGAACGTTTCTGGTTTGGGCTGCAATGACTGTGTGATTTGCCTTGGAAATTTTGCTACGGAAAAGGAAGCTAAGCGCATGCCCTGTGG
It includes:
- the LOC18595607 gene encoding uncharacterized protein LOC18595607 produces the protein MDDSGFRYFYQTREGELEGDQIPEDYELEVVDPDLQGRFRCCHALIDREQPDSLQVVAILEQKLFHQCCYIPSGQPVPELVQINCRCDILNFTESLLRDERNANRSKFLIIVMFGPLTGCDDDAEIEIEEETETAEDTMDVEVGFVPASKSAIEDLENVSGLGCNDCVICLGNFATEKEAKRMPCGHVFHGGCIVRWQEKSHLCPLCRYAMPLDR